AGGTCGTGGCGCGGATCCTGATCCCGGCGATCCTCACCCTGGCGGTGTTCCTGCTGGTCGCCGGGCACGGTCGGCCCGGCGGCGGGTTCGCCGGCGGGCTGGTGGCCAGCATGGCCTACGTGCTGCGCTACATCGCCGGCGGCAGGCACGAGCTCGCGGCCGGCGTGCCGATGCGGCCCAACGGGCTGCTGGCGCTGGGCATGCTGATCGCCTGCACCACGGCCACTCTCCCGCTGCTGTTCGGCAAACCCATCCTCTACGCGACGAAATGGGAGTTCACGCTGCCGGTCTTCGGACACGTCAAACTGCTCAGCGCGCTGTTCTTCGAGGCGGGGGTCTTCCTGATCGTGGTGGGCCTCGTGCTGTCGGTGGTGGCGGCCCTGGGGGCCCGCATGGAGGCCGAGGAGGAGGAGATGCGCCAAGAGCAGCTGCAACGGCACTCCCGGGAGCGGCGCACCGGGGCGGACGGGGGTGGCGGCCGGTGACCACGCCCAGCTTCATCCTGATCATCGCTGTCGGCGTGCTGTACTCCGGCGGCTTCTACCTGCTGCTGCAGCGGGCGCTGATGCGGGTGGTCTTCGGCATCGTCATGCTCGGCCACGCCGCCAACCTCTCCCTGATCCTCACCGACGAGGCCATCACCGTGCCGCCGCTGCTGGGCGGGGCCGCGGGTGAGATGTCGGATCCCCTTCCGCAGGCCATGGCGCTGACCGCCATCGTCATCACGTTCGGCGTCACGACGTTCCTGCTCGCGCTCGCCTACCGGGTGTGGCTGGGCGACGAGAACGACGAGGTGCCCGACGACGTGGAGGACCGGCGCATCATGCGGCTGACCGAGCCGGAGGACTCCTCGTGAACGTCCTCCTCGCCATCCCCTTCGTGGTGCCGCTGCTGGGCGCGGCGGTGACCCTGCTGCTGCGGCGCACCCCCCGCTCCCAGCAGATCGTCGGCACGCTGACGCTCGCGGTCGTGGTCGCCGACGCCGCTCTGCTGCTGCGCGAGACCGCCGACGGCACCGTCGTGGTGAGCCAGGCCGGCGGCTGGCCGGCGCCGCTGGGCATCACCCTGGTCGCCGATCCCATGGCCGCACTGCTGGTGCTGGTCTCCTCGGTGGTCCTGCTGATCGTGCTGCTGTACGCGATCGGCCAGGACATCGGCGGCCTGAGCCGCGCCACCCCGCAGATCTTCCACCCGATCTACCTGGTGCTGACCGCCGGCGTCTGCCTGAGCTTCATCGCCGGCGACCTGTTCAACCTGTTCGTCGGCTTCGAGGTCATGCTGACCGCCAGCTACGCGCTGATCACCCAGGCCCCCACCCGGGCCAGGGTGCGCGCCAGCATGATCTACACGACGATCAGCCTGACCTCGTCGATCCTGTTCCTGACCGGGATCGCGCTGGTCTATGCGCTCACCGGCACCGTGAACATGGCCGACATCGCCGAGAAGCTCGGCGCCGCACCGCCCGAGCTGCGCATGGTGCTGGCGCTGATGTTCTTCGTCGTGTTCGGCATCAAGGCCGCGATCGTGCCCATGCACTTCTGGCTGCCCGACAGCTACCCGGTCGCGCTCACCCGGATCTCCGCGATCTTCGCGGCGCTGCTGACGAAGGTCGCGGTGTACGCGATCGTCCGCACCCAGACGCTGCTGTTCGTCCGCGACGACATCTCGGCGGTGCTGCTGTGGGCGGCGATCGCGACGATGCTGGTCGGCATCTTCGGGGCGCTGGTTCAGGACGACGTCAACCGGGTGGTGTCGTTCGCACTGGTCAGCCACATCGGCTACATGATCCTCGGACTGGGGATCGGCACCGTCGCCGGTATCGCCGGGGTGATCGTCTACCTCGTGCACCACATCGTGGTGCAGGCGACGCTGTTCCTGGTCAACGGGCTGATGCGGCAGTACGTGGGGCACACGTCGCTGCGCGCCATCCGCGGTCTGACGACGGTGTCGCCGGCGCTCGCGCTGTTCTTCTTCCTGCCGGCGCTGAGCCTGGCCGGGATGCCGCCGTTCTCCGGGTTCATCGCCAAGGTCGCGCTGTTCGAAGCCGGTATCGCGGCCGGAGGGTGGCTGGTCCACACGGGTGTCGCCGTCGGTGTGCTCACCAGCCTGCTCACGCTCATCGCGGTCTTCCGCATCTGGACGCGGGCGTTCTGGGGGACGCCGCTGCCGGACATGGTCGAGGCCAAGGAGCAGTTGCGCAGGGGCGCCAACCTCGGAGGGCTGCGGTTCATGACGGCCATGACCGGCGTCATGGTCGGCGTCGGCCTCTTCGTGATGGCGGCGGGCGGTCCGCTCGCCGAGGTCGGCTTCACCGCGGCGCGGGACCTGGTCGACGGCGATGCCTACATCGAGGCCGTGATGGGGGAGGGAGCAGGGTGAACGAGGCCGACCTGACCCCCGCGGCCAACCGCGGTTCCGATTCGAGCTCCAGCGCGGTGGAGGCGGGGCATTCCCGGACCAAGCGGCTGCTCATGCGGCTGCCCACGGTGCTCCTGCTGACCGTGATGTGGGCGGTCCTGTGGGGCGACCCCGCTCCGGGAACGCTCATCGCGGGCTTCGCCGTGGCGTCGATGTGCTACTCGGTGGCGAAGCTGCCGCACATCCCGGTGCGGCTGGTCTTCCGCCCCTTCGCCGCGCTGCGGCTGGCCGGCAGGATCGGCTACGACCTGTTCGCCTCCAGCACGCACGTGGCGTTCCACGTGCTGTGGCGGCCCAAACGCGTCCGGGGCGCGATCGTGGCGGTGCCGATGCGCACCGACTCCGACTTCCTGCTGGCCATGGTCAGCGTGGGGCTGTCGATGGTCACCGGCAGCCTGGTGATCGAGCTCAACCGGAACCAGGGCGTGATCTACGTGCACGGGATCCCGATCGACTCCCCCGATGCGGTGGAGGGGCTGCGCAGGCAGGTGCGCCGGACCGAGAAGCTGTTCGTCCGGGCGTTCGGCACCGCCGAGGACCTGGCCGACTTCGACCGGGCCGAACGCGAGTTCGTCGCGGCGATCGAGCGGAACGAGAGAGGAGCGTCATGAGCGGCCTGGACTACGTCTACGTCGCGGTCTTCACCATGCTGGGGGTCGGAGCGGTGTGCACGCTCATCAGGCTGGTCCGCGGTCCGTCGGTGCTCGACCGGATCGTCTCCCTGAACGCGCTGTCGGTGCTGCTGGTCAGCGCGATCGCGGTGGAGGGCGCGATCCGGCAGGACGACGCCTACGTCGGGCTGATGGTGACGATCGCGCTGCTGGGGTTTCTCGGACCCCTGACGGCGGCGCGCTTCGCGGAACGGCGGACCTATGACCGCGAATGACTGGATCACCGCCGTGCTGGTGCCGACCGGGGCGCTGTTCGCCATGATCGGCACCATCGGCCTGGTGCGGTTCCCGACCCTGCTGACCCGCCTGCACGCCGCGACCAAGCCCGACACGGTCGGGCTCCTGCTGATCCTGCTGGGGTCGGCCTTCCAGCTCCCCGACCTCGGCGCGGCCGTTCCGCTGGCGCTGGTGGCGATGTTCCAGCTCGCCACCGCTCCGGTGCTCGCCCCGACGCTGGGCCGGGTGGCCTACAGCCGGGGCGAGACCAACGAGGAGTACCTGGTGGTCGACGAGCTGGCCGAGGCCGTCGAGCACGCCAGGGCCGACGAGCACGCCCGAGCCGGTCCGGAGGACGAGCGCGGGTGAGGGAGCGGCCCCTCCCGCGCGGGCACCCGGGCGGCCCGCACGGAAGGGTGCCGTCCTAGCCGGTGAACGGCACGGTGAGCACCGATTGCCCGCCGTCGGGGGCGTTCACCCGGACCTGCGACTCCTGGTGCCCCAGGGCGCTCCACAGCTCGACCCGCACGGTCCCGCCGTCGAGGTCGCCGAGTTCGCCGTCGGCCGACTCAAGGCCCTGGGAATGGCGGTAGGTCTCCCAGCCCGGCAGGTCGTCGGTCGCGAAGTAGGCGTAGGTCTCGACCCGGTCGAAGGTCCCGTCGCCCTCCAGGTCGTAGGAGACCCGGACCTGCACGGCGTTGCCCACCGCGCCGCCGGAGTCCACCGCCAGGGCGAACCCGGTGCCCTCGCCGGTGAAGTCCCCGGTGAGGCCGTCGGCCTCGAAGACGACCGGATCATTGGGCGCGCCGTCGTGGTTGGCGCCGTCCGCTGACGGGACGGCGACCGCCGCCGCGGACGCACCGGGCTCCGGCGACAGGGCGCCGCCGTCGGTGAGGTGCAGCGTCCCGTCGCCGATGCCGCCCGGCTCCCCGGGGTCGTCCGGCTCCCCGGGGTCGTCCGGGGCATCGGGGTCGCCGCTGCCGCCGGCCTCGGTCGCCACCTGCCCCGGCGGCACCGTCAGCGTGGCCCCGTCGGAGAAGTCCACGGTGAGGGGCGCCGCGCCGGGATTGAACGCCGCGTGGGTGCGCGTGTCCCCGTTGTCGAACACGGCGTAGTGGGCGGTGTCGGCGGTGACGGAGGTGTCCACGCGGCCCAGTTCGGCGAGCGTGGAGACCCACTGGTAGGTGTGGGCCTTGGAGGAGCCGGACTCCGGCTCGTAGTCGCGCCACTGCGCCTCGAACTCCCGCAGCGCCGCGTCGCCGTCGGACAGCGCCAGGTGCGCCCAGTGCACGTCCCGCCAGACCTCCGGGGCGCGGCCCAGCCGGTCCACCAGGGACCGGTGCATCCGCGCGGCGTGCTCGGGGCCGTGGCCGAGGTAGAGCGAGCCCGCGGTGATGGGCAGGTAGTTGATGCCGTAGTGCTCCTCGTCGCCGCCGTCCCACCAGATGCGGTAGTCGCCGCCGTCGCCCCAGACCATGCCCACCACGTCGTGGCCGAAGTCGGAGGGGAAGGTGTCGCCGTCGGAGTCCTGCCAGTACCGGCTCATCGCCGAGGCCTGGGTCGTGTGCATGTAGACGCCCAGGTCGCGCAGCTCCTCGTCGCCGGTCAGCGCGCCGAACAGCGCGGTGGAGGCGGCGAAGTGCATGGCCTCCGACGAGGATTCCTGGTTGTTGCCCGCGGCGAAACCGGCGTGCCCGGAGGCCCAGCCGTGGCCGGCGTAGGGCGAGAAGGAGCGCAGCCACGGGAACCGGTCATCGGAGCGGTCGGGGTTGTTGGCGTCCTTGAGCACCGTCTTGACCATGCCGCCCCATTGGTCGTCGCTCGCCCAGGCGCGGTCGTAGCGGGCGATCGTGGCCGCGGCCGTGACGAAGTAGCCGTAGTGGAAGTCGTGGTCGTTGAGCTCCTGGTCGGCGCCGAAGCTGGAGGGGTGGCCGATCAGGGTGTCCCACTCGGCGTCGTAGGCGAACATGGCGTCGTCGCCGTCGCCCGAGGCGGTCAGCCAGTCCTCCATCCTGGCCTTGAGCAGGCCGAGGAGCTCGTCCCTGCCCTCGTCGTAGCCGATGGAGTCGGCGATCGGCACGAGCTGGGCCAGGCGTCCCAGGGCCTTGCCGGTCCAGTAGGTGTCGGTGGCCCCCTTCCACGGGTCCTCGGCGTCGAGCTCCTCGTCGATCAGCGCGCGGATCCGGTCGTGGTCGGCGCTGTCCACGGTCGGCAGGCTGGGCATGATGCCCTGAGTGGTGAGCTCGGTCTCGAACCCGGTGCCTTCGGCGACCCGCATCTCCCCGCGCGGGGAGGCGTAGGCGAGGTCGGTCAGCGGGGTGGTGGTCTCCTTCCACTGGTGGGGGTAGAGCGCCATGAGCGTGCCCTCGGCCGAGCCCTCCTTGGCCTCGGTGGTCACCTCGTAGCGGCTGGTCAGCGTGGCCGACTCGGCGTCGTAGCCGTAGTCGAGGGTGGTGCCGGTGACGAAGGAGTAGGCGTAGTCCTCGAAGAGGTCCAGGTCGCCGGGGTCGGGCAGGACCGCGACCGAGACGTAGCCGCGCGAACCGACGTCGGCGCGGAAGGTGTCGCCCGATCGCGTCCAGGCGACCCCGGACGGGGCGAAGAGGGCGTAGTGCCCACCG
This sequence is a window from Spinactinospora alkalitolerans. Protein-coding genes within it:
- a CDS encoding MnhB domain-containing protein; amino-acid sequence: MAVGVPGEDRPYLAGRIATGDGGPPEDWEAPRERWLSTVTRPAFGPRSVLLEVVARILIPAILTLAVFLLVAGHGRPGGGFAGGLVASMAYVLRYIAGGRHELAAGVPMRPNGLLALGMLIACTTATLPLLFGKPILYATKWEFTLPVFGHVKLLSALFFEAGVFLIVVGLVLSVVAALGARMEAEEEEMRQEQLQRHSRERRTGADGGGGR
- a CDS encoding NADH-quinone oxidoreductase subunit K; the protein is MTTPSFILIIAVGVLYSGGFYLLLQRALMRVVFGIVMLGHAANLSLILTDEAITVPPLLGGAAGEMSDPLPQAMALTAIVITFGVTTFLLALAYRVWLGDENDEVPDDVEDRRIMRLTEPEDSS
- a CDS encoding Na+/H+ antiporter subunit D, coding for MNVLLAIPFVVPLLGAAVTLLLRRTPRSQQIVGTLTLAVVVADAALLLRETADGTVVVSQAGGWPAPLGITLVADPMAALLVLVSSVVLLIVLLYAIGQDIGGLSRATPQIFHPIYLVLTAGVCLSFIAGDLFNLFVGFEVMLTASYALITQAPTRARVRASMIYTTISLTSSILFLTGIALVYALTGTVNMADIAEKLGAAPPELRMVLALMFFVVFGIKAAIVPMHFWLPDSYPVALTRISAIFAALLTKVAVYAIVRTQTLLFVRDDISAVLLWAAIATMLVGIFGALVQDDVNRVVSFALVSHIGYMILGLGIGTVAGIAGVIVYLVHHIVVQATLFLVNGLMRQYVGHTSLRAIRGLTTVSPALALFFFLPALSLAGMPPFSGFIAKVALFEAGIAAGGWLVHTGVAVGVLTSLLTLIAVFRIWTRAFWGTPLPDMVEAKEQLRRGANLGGLRFMTAMTGVMVGVGLFVMAAGGPLAEVGFTAARDLVDGDAYIEAVMGEGAG
- a CDS encoding Na+/H+ antiporter subunit E — its product is MNEADLTPAANRGSDSSSSAVEAGHSRTKRLLMRLPTVLLLTVMWAVLWGDPAPGTLIAGFAVASMCYSVAKLPHIPVRLVFRPFAALRLAGRIGYDLFASSTHVAFHVLWRPKRVRGAIVAVPMRTDSDFLLAMVSVGLSMVTGSLVIELNRNQGVIYVHGIPIDSPDAVEGLRRQVRRTEKLFVRAFGTAEDLADFDRAEREFVAAIERNERGAS
- a CDS encoding monovalent cation/H+ antiporter complex subunit F; the encoded protein is MSGLDYVYVAVFTMLGVGAVCTLIRLVRGPSVLDRIVSLNALSVLLVSAIAVEGAIRQDDAYVGLMVTIALLGFLGPLTAARFAERRTYDRE
- the mnhG gene encoding monovalent cation/H(+) antiporter subunit G, producing the protein MTANDWITAVLVPTGALFAMIGTIGLVRFPTLLTRLHAATKPDTVGLLLILLGSAFQLPDLGAAVPLALVAMFQLATAPVLAPTLGRVAYSRGETNEEYLVVDELAEAVEHARADEHARAGPEDERG
- a CDS encoding glycosyl hydrolase, with product MSQSVQSRWRRAGTPLAAVALLAAAFLTAQASPASADQIEVGAGSYGTEPPPGGSGPSDLNGQPVSPKVTDDFDQPVATNDWWSSLIFQRYPGNPYGENLHAHPLSLHARSGGMEIGHAREHAIVGDGMKYEFTHSPDLVLGVQGLQAPGARVAGYTDWTVTADLSDGSRTLRTTIGHGLPFAYAELSGGPAEVAFTAPPSVWHEDGSVLGATVNGGHYALFAPSGVAWTRSGDTFRADVGSRGYVSVAVLPDPGDLDLFEDYAYSFVTGTTLDYGYDAESATLTSRYEVTTEAKEGSAEGTLMALYPHQWKETTTPLTDLAYASPRGEMRVAEGTGFETELTTQGIMPSLPTVDSADHDRIRALIDEELDAEDPWKGATDTYWTGKALGRLAQLVPIADSIGYDEGRDELLGLLKARMEDWLTASGDGDDAMFAYDAEWDTLIGHPSSFGADQELNDHDFHYGYFVTAAATIARYDRAWASDDQWGGMVKTVLKDANNPDRSDDRFPWLRSFSPYAGHGWASGHAGFAAGNNQESSSEAMHFAASTALFGALTGDEELRDLGVYMHTTQASAMSRYWQDSDGDTFPSDFGHDVVGMVWGDGGDYRIWWDGGDEEHYGINYLPITAGSLYLGHGPEHAARMHRSLVDRLGRAPEVWRDVHWAHLALSDGDAALREFEAQWRDYEPESGSSKAHTYQWVSTLAELGRVDTSVTADTAHYAVFDNGDTRTHAAFNPGAAPLTVDFSDGATLTVPPGQVATEAGGSGDPDAPDDPGEPDDPGEPGGIGDGTLHLTDGGALSPEPGASAAAVAVPSADGANHDGAPNDPVVFEADGLTGDFTGEGTGFALAVDSGGAVGNAVQVRVSYDLEGDGTFDRVETYAYFATDDLPGWETYRHSQGLESADGELGDLDGGTVRVELWSALGHQESQVRVNAPDGGQSVLTVPFTG